From a single Kitasatospora azatica KCTC 9699 genomic region:
- a CDS encoding glycoside hydrolase family 18 protein, which translates to MHASPARLRPFSSFVATAGLLLAALTGTAAAPSAAAAAAAAAVTPIQVYGAWHCSNDACLWGSVRDMADFDHDNHWLIDRGDGRPSVNLVVLSFVNPLRLLNGTTDSQNADGVPLGMTSTVVDYFTSHGIRVMLSIGGITYTGDWDTALGQNPTLLGQRAAALATRLGVGVEIDYENSSSPNLTGLQSFVTAYRAAHPYDASGADPTARFTIDVAAGDRWLIGLDQYATANWLTTAAPVLDYANAMVPSKQPSTSTAESNWQEHLTGKSNYSPPIPPLAPAKFTGSLYIAEGSSVRPECTNFSSSLQNSTGSWVQSAAPAGAGSTPGLLGYMFWAAEKPSTRGVTTDPPNTCEGGVGAGATTYSVPVPMPALRQG; encoded by the coding sequence ATGCATGCGTCCCCCGCACGACTCCGCCCGTTCAGCTCCTTCGTCGCGACAGCCGGTCTGCTGCTCGCCGCACTCACCGGCACCGCCGCCGCACCGTCCGCCGCCGCGGCCGCGGCCGCGGCCGCGGTGACACCGATCCAGGTCTACGGCGCCTGGCACTGCAGCAACGACGCCTGCCTGTGGGGCAGCGTGCGCGACATGGCCGACTTCGACCACGACAACCACTGGCTGATCGACCGCGGCGACGGCCGACCCTCCGTCAACCTGGTCGTGCTCAGCTTCGTCAACCCGCTGCGCCTGCTCAACGGCACGACGGACAGCCAGAACGCCGACGGCGTGCCGCTCGGCATGACCTCCACCGTGGTCGACTACTTCACCAGCCACGGGATCCGGGTGATGCTCTCGATCGGCGGCATCACCTACACCGGTGACTGGGACACCGCGCTCGGCCAGAACCCGACCCTGCTCGGCCAGCGGGCCGCAGCGCTGGCGACCAGGCTCGGGGTGGGCGTCGAAATCGACTACGAGAACAGCTCCAGCCCCAACCTTACCGGCCTGCAGTCCTTCGTCACCGCCTACCGCGCCGCCCACCCGTACGACGCGAGCGGCGCCGACCCGACCGCGCGGTTCACCATCGACGTGGCCGCCGGGGACCGCTGGCTGATCGGCCTCGACCAGTACGCCACCGCGAACTGGCTGACCACCGCCGCGCCGGTGCTCGACTACGCCAACGCCATGGTGCCCAGCAAGCAGCCCAGCACCAGCACCGCCGAGTCCAACTGGCAGGAACACCTGACCGGCAAGAGCAACTACAGCCCGCCGATCCCGCCACTGGCACCCGCCAAGTTCACCGGCAGCCTCTACATCGCCGAGGGGTCCTCGGTCCGACCGGAGTGCACCAACTTCTCGAGCTCGCTGCAGAACTCGACCGGCAGCTGGGTGCAGTCCGCCGCGCCGGCCGGGGCGGGGAGCACGCCCGGGCTGCTCGGCTACATGTTCTGGGCCGCCGAGAAGCCCTCGACCCGGGGCGTCACCACCGACCCGCCGAACACCTGTGAGGGCGGGGTCGGCGCGGGTGCGACCACGTATTCGGTGCCGGTGCCGATGCCCGCACTACGGCAGGGCTGA
- a CDS encoding antibiotic biosynthesis monooxygenase: MYTRTIYATGDPAKMDGAVEALRTEGPRLLSGQPGFLGLSVFVDRELGKLLVGSWWETEQARQASDDAIREERAALFKPYVTTFALDNWEAAVAVRPATLPQPGAGFRMGRLEFDPSDADLLVETFRSTALPRFQAIPGFLGSSLFIDRAKGRATVGVVYTDRNTLAASRAAQSQARGEAIAKARFTLRSLEEFDVAFMTSG, translated from the coding sequence ATGTACACGCGGACGATTTACGCGACCGGTGATCCGGCCAAGATGGACGGCGCCGTCGAGGCGCTCAGGACCGAGGGGCCGCGGTTGCTCAGTGGTCAGCCGGGCTTCCTCGGGCTCTCCGTCTTCGTCGACCGCGAGCTCGGGAAGCTGCTGGTGGGGTCGTGGTGGGAGACCGAGCAGGCCCGGCAGGCCAGTGACGATGCAATCCGAGAGGAGCGCGCGGCGCTGTTCAAGCCGTACGTGACCACCTTCGCCCTGGACAACTGGGAGGCGGCCGTCGCGGTGCGCCCGGCCACGTTGCCCCAGCCGGGCGCCGGCTTCCGGATGGGCCGGCTCGAGTTCGACCCCTCGGACGCCGACCTGCTGGTGGAGACCTTCCGCAGCACGGCGCTCCCCAGGTTCCAGGCGATCCCGGGGTTCCTCGGGTCCTCGCTCTTCATCGACCGGGCCAAGGGGCGGGCCACGGTGGGCGTGGTCTACACGGACCGGAACACCCTCGCGGCGTCCCGGGCCGCGCAGTCGCAGGCACGCGGCGAAGCGATCGCGAAGGCGCGTTTCACCCTGCGCAGCCTCGAGGAGTTCGACGTGGCGTTCATGACCTCGGGCTGA
- a CDS encoding DUF397 domain-containing protein: MSVELSGAQWRKSTYSENGGQCVEVSASFPTTVPVRDSKDPEGPALAFTSTAFAAFIAGVKAGDFSGS; this comes from the coding sequence GTGAGTGTTGAACTGAGCGGCGCCCAGTGGCGCAAGAGCACTTACAGCGAGAACGGGGGACAGTGCGTCGAGGTCTCCGCCAGCTTCCCCACAACCGTGCCGGTCCGTGACTCCAAGGACCCCGAGGGCCCCGCACTGGCCTTCACCTCCACCGCCTTCGCGGCCTTCATCGCCGGCGTCAAGGCGGGCGACTTCAGCGGCTCCTGA
- a CDS encoding helix-turn-helix domain-containing protein — MNGKEVDPASSPLARFGAELRRSRRAKGWSQVATAERMGYSNTLVSYLERGKRPPTKNFAVKADEVFETGGTFYELWRRYSRAALLEGFEEFADCEARCRKLQTFELVVIPGLLQIPAYADALAAAAVMRGSITQDQADERATFLANRQRMLTQKVRPTVHAVIDEGCLLRPIGGAKVMVRQLLHLEDLAVQPNITIQIAQFSLAEHRPFAHPITLLTLPDHSVVAYTESQQRGYLERSRDAVSAWDRDYDQLQVESLPKMASLRLIREARKELEREC, encoded by the coding sequence ATGAACGGCAAGGAAGTTGACCCAGCATCATCGCCACTTGCCCGTTTTGGCGCGGAACTCCGCAGGTCACGGCGGGCGAAAGGCTGGTCGCAGGTTGCGACCGCCGAGCGCATGGGCTACTCGAACACGCTTGTGTCGTACCTCGAACGAGGGAAGCGTCCTCCAACAAAAAACTTCGCAGTTAAAGCCGACGAGGTGTTCGAGACGGGCGGCACCTTCTACGAGCTGTGGCGAAGGTACTCGCGCGCAGCGCTACTTGAGGGCTTTGAGGAGTTCGCTGACTGCGAGGCGCGATGCCGAAAACTACAGACCTTTGAACTGGTGGTGATCCCAGGGCTGTTGCAGATCCCCGCCTACGCCGATGCGCTCGCTGCGGCAGCTGTGATGCGAGGGAGCATCACCCAGGATCAGGCAGACGAGCGCGCGACCTTCCTTGCGAATCGCCAGCGCATGCTGACACAGAAGGTCAGGCCAACAGTGCACGCGGTCATCGATGAGGGCTGTCTGCTTCGCCCCATCGGTGGAGCGAAGGTGATGGTCCGCCAGCTCCTGCACCTGGAGGATCTGGCAGTTCAGCCCAACATCACCATCCAAATTGCACAGTTCAGCCTGGCGGAGCACCGACCGTTCGCGCACCCCATCACGCTGCTGACCCTCCCTGATCACAGCGTCGTCGCTTACACCGAATCGCAGCAGCGCGGCTACCTTGAGCGCAGCCGCGACGCCGTCAGTGCCTGGGACAGGGACTACGATCAGTTGCAGGTGGAGTCGCTGCCGAAGATGGCTTCCCTGCGGCTGATTCGCGAGGCTCGGAAGGAACTTGAACGTGAGTGTTGA
- the hemC gene encoding hydroxymethylbilane synthase, whose translation MATFLVGSRASALAKTQVREFLAPLRERFPGTTFTHRVILEGGDRDRLSPLSSVSAVSGGSAFSSEQEAALTRGEVDLVVHSLKDLPTANPDGLILLPPPGREDVRDALCGSTLAGLRHGARVGTGAARRVAQLLAARPDLEVVPIRGNVPTRLQKLRTMRLDAVVLAVAGLHRLGRQDEITEILPLDLFPPSPGQGALGIQVRADNLAIREVLSTVGDHAVDAQVRAERALLAELHGGCSVPVGAYAETLPNGSLALFAQVTSLDGRQRVTGRRSGPAAEPERLGAALAEELVDLGARAILDGIRPTASV comes from the coding sequence GTGGCTACCTTCCTCGTCGGCTCCCGCGCGAGCGCCCTGGCGAAGACGCAGGTTCGGGAGTTCCTCGCCCCGCTGCGCGAGCGCTTCCCCGGTACGACCTTCACCCACCGGGTCATCCTGGAGGGCGGCGACCGGGACCGCCTGTCGCCGCTGTCCAGCGTGAGCGCGGTCAGCGGTGGCAGCGCGTTCTCGTCCGAGCAGGAGGCGGCACTGACTCGGGGCGAGGTCGACCTCGTCGTGCACTCCCTGAAGGACCTGCCGACCGCCAACCCGGACGGGCTGATCCTGCTGCCGCCGCCGGGCCGCGAGGACGTCCGGGACGCGCTGTGCGGGTCGACGCTGGCCGGGCTTCGACACGGCGCCCGGGTGGGCACGGGGGCAGCCCGCCGGGTCGCCCAGCTGCTGGCCGCGAGACCCGATCTCGAGGTGGTGCCGATCCGGGGCAACGTCCCCACCCGGCTCCAGAAGCTCCGGACGATGCGGCTGGACGCCGTCGTCCTCGCCGTCGCCGGCCTGCACCGGCTCGGCCGCCAGGACGAGATCACCGAGATCCTGCCGCTCGACCTGTTCCCGCCCAGCCCCGGCCAGGGCGCGCTCGGGATTCAGGTCCGCGCGGACAACCTGGCCATCCGCGAGGTGCTGTCCACGGTCGGAGACCATGCCGTCGACGCCCAGGTTCGGGCGGAGCGTGCACTGCTCGCCGAGCTGCACGGCGGCTGCAGCGTCCCCGTGGGCGCCTACGCCGAGACCCTGCCGAACGGGTCACTCGCGCTGTTCGCCCAGGTCACGTCCCTCGACGGGCGACAGCGGGTAACCGGCCGGCGGTCCGGCCCGGCCGCCGAGCCGGAGCGGCTGGGCGCGGCCCTGGCCGAGGAACTGGTCGACCTGGGCGCGCGCGCCATCCTCGACGGGATCCGGCCCACCGCTTCGGTCTAG
- a CDS encoding GNAT family N-acetyltransferase codes for MNTSTRVEWALRSAEPADVEPIAELRAVVMRPDLERLGRYDEHRVRQRLRDAFSAQYTSVIVADGAFAGCVTVRPAEDGMWLEHFYLDPELQGRGLGSAVLRTLLKQIDSDGVPVRLNVLQGSAARRLYERHGFTVEDQDPVDVYMVRQPGA; via the coding sequence ATGAACACGAGTACGAGGGTGGAATGGGCGCTGCGTTCCGCAGAGCCGGCCGACGTCGAGCCGATCGCGGAGCTGCGGGCTGTCGTGATGCGCCCGGACCTGGAGCGGTTGGGCCGCTACGACGAGCATCGGGTCCGGCAGCGGCTGCGGGATGCGTTCTCCGCGCAGTACACGTCGGTCATCGTGGCCGACGGCGCCTTCGCGGGCTGTGTCACCGTGCGCCCGGCCGAGGACGGGATGTGGCTGGAGCACTTCTACCTCGACCCGGAGCTGCAGGGCCGGGGGCTTGGATCGGCTGTCCTGCGAACACTGTTGAAGCAGATCGATTCCGACGGCGTGCCCGTGCGCCTCAACGTCCTGCAGGGCAGCGCCGCCCGGCGGCTGTACGAGCGCCACGGGTTCACCGTGGAGGACCAGGACCCGGTCGACGTCTACATGGTGCGACAGCCAGGTGCGTAG
- a CDS encoding alpha/beta hydrolase family protein produces MSSLQFTAESSSNGVTERDFTVGDVPGVLWSPASDAADRAPLILMAHGGGNHKKHPAMSGRAKLLVTGCGFHVAVIDAPGHGDRPRTAHDEAEIAELYRARAAGEPEGPIVVRYNDHLAELAVPEYQATLDALQELPEIGTDGLVGFWGINMGTAIGLPFVAIEPRITAAVFGQHWPDTLAEKAKQITIPIEFDLQWDDEHISREEGLALFDAFASKEKSLHVNSGKHKELPRFEADSAVRFFARHFGRAANRPA; encoded by the coding sequence ATGTCCTCTCTTCAGTTCACCGCCGAGTCGTCCTCGAACGGCGTGACCGAGCGCGACTTCACCGTGGGCGACGTCCCCGGAGTCCTCTGGTCGCCGGCCTCCGATGCAGCCGATCGCGCTCCCCTGATCCTGATGGCCCACGGCGGCGGCAACCACAAGAAGCACCCGGCGATGTCCGGCCGCGCCAAGCTCCTGGTAACCGGCTGCGGCTTCCACGTCGCCGTCATCGACGCGCCCGGTCACGGCGACCGGCCGCGTACGGCGCACGACGAGGCGGAGATCGCCGAGCTGTACCGGGCGCGGGCGGCGGGCGAGCCGGAAGGCCCGATCGTCGTGCGCTACAACGACCACCTGGCCGAGCTCGCCGTGCCCGAGTACCAGGCGACCCTGGACGCCCTCCAGGAACTCCCGGAGATCGGCACCGACGGGCTGGTCGGCTTCTGGGGCATCAACATGGGCACCGCGATCGGCCTGCCGTTCGTGGCGATCGAACCCCGGATCACCGCCGCGGTCTTCGGTCAGCACTGGCCCGACACCCTGGCCGAGAAGGCGAAGCAGATCACCATCCCGATCGAGTTCGACCTGCAGTGGGACGACGAGCACATCTCGCGCGAGGAGGGCCTCGCGCTGTTCGACGCCTTCGCCTCGAAGGAGAAGTCGCTGCACGTGAACTCCGGCAAGCACAAGGAGCTGCCCCGGTTCGAGGCCGACAGCGCGGTCCGGTTCTTCGCCCGCCACTTCGGCCGAGCGGCCAACCGGCCGGCCTGA